Proteins from a single region of Companilactobacillus farciminis KCTC 3681 = DSM 20184:
- a CDS encoding nitronate monooxygenase, whose translation MNKVCELLGIKYPVVQGAMQEVATAELAAAVSNGGGLGIIAAGGKTADQVRAEIQKAKKLTNNTFAVNLMLMDPNTPEVVKVVIDEGVKVVTTGAGTPKPYMKDLKAAGIKVCPVIPNVKIAKKMEEMGADAVIAEGMEGGGHIGVLTSQTLWPQIADAVSIPLIAAGGIGDGRGVVNAFVAGAQGVQCGTIFSISKESPVGDNWRQLVIDATDTSTVVAGATIKDASRIIKNNIANKLTELELDQVSRDEFNSVMNEGLRNAVQKDDVTDGLVFSGQVSGLIKESLPAGEIVKKLMDEAQDVLNKKIELV comes from the coding sequence ATGAATAAAGTATGTGAATTATTAGGAATTAAGTACCCAGTTGTTCAAGGAGCTATGCAAGAAGTTGCTACAGCCGAATTAGCAGCCGCTGTATCTAATGGTGGGGGCCTTGGTATTATCGCTGCTGGTGGTAAAACTGCAGATCAAGTTAGAGCAGAAATTCAAAAAGCTAAGAAATTAACTAATAACACATTCGCCGTTAACTTGATGTTGATGGATCCTAATACACCAGAAGTTGTTAAAGTCGTTATCGATGAAGGCGTTAAGGTAGTCACAACTGGTGCTGGTACACCAAAGCCATACATGAAAGATTTGAAGGCTGCTGGCATTAAGGTATGTCCTGTTATTCCTAACGTTAAAATCGCTAAGAAGATGGAAGAAATGGGTGCTGATGCTGTTATCGCCGAAGGTATGGAAGGTGGAGGTCACATTGGTGTGTTAACTTCACAAACTCTATGGCCACAAATTGCTGATGCAGTATCAATTCCACTTATCGCTGCTGGTGGTATTGGTGACGGACGTGGTGTTGTAAATGCCTTCGTCGCTGGTGCTCAAGGTGTTCAATGTGGAACAATCTTCTCAATCTCTAAGGAAAGTCCTGTTGGAGACAACTGGAGACAATTAGTTATTGATGCTACTGATACTTCAACAGTTGTTGCCGGTGCAACAATCAAAGATGCTTCACGTATTATCAAGAACAACATTGCTAATAAATTAACAGAACTTGAATTAGATCAAGTATCACGTGATGAATTTAATTCAGTTATGAACGAAGGTTTGAGAAACGCTGTTCAAAAAGATGATGTTACAGACGGATTGGTATTCAGTGGACAAGTTTCAGGTTTGATTAAAGAATCATTGCCAGCTGGAGAAATCGTTAAGAAATTAATGGATGAAGCACAAGACGTTCTTAACAAGAAAATTGAATTAGTTTAA
- a CDS encoding LysR family transcriptional regulator: MDIHQIQYLITIVDNDFNLTKSARVLNVSQPALSKLIGELENVEQIQIFTRGKGRITGLTPTGEDLIKHGRTISKDYDDLIKSLHEKSDLKRGTVRVGIAPVIISTVFNHSIPKFIQENPEIDLQIVEKGAYELQKKLLLQEIDLAVLVSPATYPSIQEKMIYDDSVAVWFNKNHRFNNFDGPIPFEEVAKEKIVTLDDSFMVTYQTNQKFARKDLHPNYFFKTASWDLILNICQEMDDAVGIIAAPIGENYSGTKIEHRDFSPKFPWGISICSLKDIYQDTVVKYTQDWFVNYFKKEHEKHQR; this comes from the coding sequence ATGGACATTCATCAAATCCAATATCTTATTACAATCGTTGATAACGACTTTAATCTAACCAAAAGTGCGAGAGTATTAAATGTGTCACAACCAGCACTTAGTAAATTAATCGGTGAACTGGAAAATGTGGAGCAAATCCAAATTTTTACCCGTGGAAAAGGTAGAATCACTGGATTGACACCAACTGGTGAAGATTTAATTAAGCATGGTCGAACAATTAGTAAAGATTACGATGATTTGATTAAAAGTCTTCATGAAAAGTCTGATCTAAAGAGAGGTACCGTAAGAGTCGGTATTGCTCCAGTTATTATTTCAACAGTATTCAATCATTCTATTCCTAAATTTATTCAAGAGAATCCCGAAATAGATTTACAAATTGTCGAAAAGGGAGCTTATGAACTGCAGAAAAAACTCTTATTACAAGAAATTGATCTAGCAGTCTTAGTATCTCCTGCAACCTACCCTTCAATTCAAGAAAAAATGATTTATGACGATTCTGTGGCTGTTTGGTTTAATAAGAACCATCGTTTCAATAACTTTGACGGTCCTATCCCATTTGAAGAAGTAGCCAAAGAAAAAATCGTTACTTTAGACGACAGCTTCATGGTCACATATCAGACAAATCAAAAATTTGCCCGAAAAGACTTACATCCAAACTACTTCTTCAAAACAGCCTCTTGGGATCTTATTCTCAACATTTGTCAAGAAATGGATGATGCCGTCGGTATTATCGCTGCACCGATAGGTGAAAATTATTCTGGAACCAAAATTGAACATCGTGACTTCAGTCCTAAATTTCCTTGGGGCATCAGTATATGTAGCTTGAAAGATATCTATCAAGATACAGTTGTTAAATACACCCAAGATTGGTTCGTAAATTATTTCAAAAAAGAACATGAAAAGCATCAACGATAA
- a CDS encoding sigma 54-interacting transcriptional regulator: MKAVDKVYKIIKDNYADEWTDTMEIAKKAELSRSVISIYLSQLYKEGKLTKKSGRPVLWKLAQNNAPFANLIGYSGSLKEVVKKCEESIVYPPNGFPLIITGPSGVGKSFLAKNIYNEAKKLGAISEDAKFITLNAADYANNPELLSSVLFGYKKDAFTGANENTLGLIDRADNGYFFLDEIHRLPKESQEKLFSLLDSGKFYPLGENDVPHKVNVRFVFATTEKLDNFLLKTFMRRVPLHVSLPSFKDRPLTERLSLIFNAFKNESIRVDRKFLVSNKIIEKVSKNSEPGNVGAMENDVKLLCASAYTQHPEDKEIHIGDDKDKNYVIVDKDFDVNNYSPIEEHEYGLLSDVYDSLLKLIDTDNDIQSQKLLLMKFLKNIKSLKDESLINSIAYKMKAGFKNTLKKKYGIGLKLDDTTIDQIAFGISLYYFIDDYEFDTSELISRFESLYPRTMYIYKQFLSTINTDEKFINMSIMWLLLIFNGKLKEIESIKYTGIILAHGDSTATSIQSVVNNLCGNYIFEAFDMPIDVSIHQINSYVQNYIQNQKDHDHKGIFVLFDMGSLTQMFSEIKKYSDSELLVINNVTTATALDIGIRIQRNDSFKGITKAANKFGNASGTQYYEGLSDSTNIVVSCMSGVGLSEEINRMMLESLSNTFKIITMDYKDLKQTLENHEQKFFNKTKFVVTTTDIDTNLNIDIINIYDIMEESGYHRFEDLLISSGEQKPNIANLMDKMLKFFTIEGIKDRLQFLNPDVVIDEVQLITRKYQEYYDISLDGKTKLNLYMHLSLMIERMLINSRKPDTSSVAFESDKEREFYSVSKTIFKGIELKYNFKVSDYEISLMYQLLHSYI; encoded by the coding sequence TTGAAAGCGGTTGATAAAGTATATAAAATTATTAAAGATAATTATGCGGATGAATGGACAGATACTATGGAAATAGCTAAAAAAGCTGAACTTAGTAGAAGTGTGATCAGTATATATTTGTCTCAATTGTATAAGGAAGGTAAGTTAACTAAAAAATCCGGAAGACCTGTTTTATGGAAGTTAGCACAAAATAATGCTCCGTTTGCTAATTTGATAGGATATTCAGGAAGTTTAAAAGAAGTTGTCAAGAAATGTGAAGAATCGATTGTTTATCCACCCAACGGATTTCCATTGATTATTACGGGTCCAAGTGGCGTTGGAAAGAGTTTTTTGGCAAAAAATATTTATAATGAAGCAAAAAAATTAGGTGCTATATCTGAAGATGCTAAGTTTATAACTTTGAATGCTGCAGACTATGCGAATAATCCTGAACTATTGTCTTCAGTATTATTTGGATATAAAAAAGATGCATTTACCGGTGCTAATGAAAATACTTTAGGGTTAATTGATCGTGCGGATAATGGATACTTCTTCTTAGATGAAATTCATAGATTGCCAAAAGAAAGTCAAGAAAAGCTATTCTCACTGTTGGATTCTGGCAAGTTTTATCCCCTAGGTGAAAATGATGTTCCCCATAAAGTAAATGTTAGATTTGTTTTTGCCACAACAGAAAAATTAGATAATTTCTTACTAAAAACATTTATGAGAAGAGTTCCATTACACGTTTCACTGCCATCATTTAAAGATCGACCTTTGACTGAAAGGTTATCTTTGATATTTAATGCATTTAAAAATGAGTCAATCCGAGTAGACCGAAAATTTTTGGTATCCAATAAGATAATAGAAAAGGTATCTAAAAATAGTGAACCTGGGAATGTTGGGGCTATGGAAAACGATGTTAAGCTTCTCTGTGCGTCCGCGTATACACAACATCCTGAGGATAAAGAAATACATATTGGTGATGATAAAGATAAAAATTATGTCATTGTAGATAAGGATTTTGATGTTAATAATTATTCGCCCATTGAGGAACATGAATATGGTTTGTTAAGCGATGTATATGATTCATTATTAAAATTAATTGATACGGATAATGATATTCAAAGTCAAAAATTATTGTTGATGAAATTCTTGAAAAACATTAAATCCTTAAAGGATGAAAGTTTGATTAATTCCATCGCTTATAAAATGAAAGCTGGATTTAAAAATACTTTAAAGAAGAAATATGGAATTGGATTAAAATTGGACGATACGACAATTGATCAAATAGCCTTTGGGATATCTCTGTATTATTTCATAGATGATTATGAATTCGATACTAGTGAATTGATTAGTCGATTTGAAAGTTTGTATCCACGTACGATGTATATTTATAAGCAATTTTTAAGCACAATCAATACTGATGAAAAATTTATAAATATGTCAATCATGTGGTTGCTATTAATATTTAATGGCAAATTGAAAGAGATAGAAAGTATTAAGTACACTGGCATCATTTTAGCCCATGGGGATAGTACAGCAACTAGTATTCAGAGCGTAGTAAATAATTTATGTGGAAATTATATTTTTGAAGCCTTTGATATGCCGATAGACGTTTCAATTCATCAAATAAATTCATACGTTCAAAATTATATTCAAAATCAAAAGGACCATGATCATAAGGGCATTTTTGTGTTATTTGATATGGGATCACTGACTCAGATGTTTTCTGAAATTAAAAAATATTCAGATAGTGAATTGTTAGTTATTAATAATGTCACGACAGCAACGGCATTGGATATTGGTATTAGAATACAAAGAAATGATTCATTTAAAGGAATTACCAAAGCTGCAAATAAGTTTGGCAATGCTTCAGGAACTCAATATTATGAGGGACTTTCTGATTCAACAAATATTGTTGTATCTTGTATGTCTGGTGTTGGGTTATCTGAGGAAATTAACCGTATGATGTTAGAAAGTCTTTCTAATACTTTTAAGATTATTACTATGGATTACAAAGATTTAAAACAAACACTAGAAAATCATGAACAAAAATTCTTTAATAAAACAAAATTTGTAGTAACTACAACTGATATTGATACTAATTTGAATATAGATATTATTAATATTTATGACATTATGGAAGAGTCAGGTTATCATCGCTTTGAAGATCTATTGATAAGTTCAGGTGAGCAAAAGCCTAATATTGCTAATCTAATGGATAAAATGTTGAAGTTCTTTACTATTGAAGGAATTAAAGATAGATTACAATTCTTGAATCCAGACGTTGTCATCGATGAAGTCCAATTAATCACGCGCAAATACCAAGAGTATTATGATATTTCTTTGGATGGTAAAACAAAACTGAATCTTTATATGCATTTATCTCTTATGATAGAGCGGATGTTGATTAATTCTCGAAAGCCAGATACTTCGAGCGTTGCTTTTGAAAGTGATAAGGAAAGAGAATTTTATTCTGTATCGAAAACAATTTTCAAAGGTATAGAGTTGAAATATAATTTTAAAGTTAGTGATTATGAAATATCATTGATGTACCAACTATTACATAGTTATATTTAA
- a CDS encoding FAD-dependent oxidoreductase — MTFSIKSRAEDLKKLKTRRLDLLIIGGGITGAGVALQASAAGMRTALIDMQDFGAGTSSRSTRLVHGGIRYLKNFDVEVVSDTVQERAVIQHVAPHVTRPDPMLLPIYDEPGTTFSMFSVKVAMDLYDHLAGINESEHLKKYANYTLNKDEVLKLEPQLNAENLAGGGIYLDYLNNDSRLVIENIKKAHDLGGLMLSRVKAVKVIHNQFGNACGVTVKDMISGEEFDVKAKIVLNASGPWSDFVKDLDDKHDKSKTQMRPTKGVHLVVDQSRLNVPKPTYFGSGTNDGRMIFTIPRDGKTYFGTTDTDFKGDLTHPKVEQGDVNYLLNIINKKYPEAHITLDDIESSWAGVRPLVAEEPAPAAEKEEEKPDAVSGASDSGSHKLTASQVSRGSSLKQADDGLITLAGGKLTDYRKMADGAMKMIIEIMNTQYARDYKPVDSANIKVSGGDFDSDHAEEALENYAKEAVDAGLDPVGAEKLANLFGSNTEEIIANAKNTKAIPGLSLAETLSLRYSMENEMTLTPEDYLFRRTNNLLFNHDEIRNIKTGVINEMAKYYNWTDDQIKDYTEKTDAMIDEAELDDLKDAAAVKA, encoded by the coding sequence ATGACATTTTCAATTAAAAGTAGAGCAGAAGATTTAAAAAAATTAAAAACTAGAAGACTTGATTTACTAATCATTGGTGGTGGTATTACCGGAGCAGGTGTTGCTCTACAAGCTAGTGCTGCTGGTATGAGAACAGCTTTGATTGATATGCAAGACTTTGGAGCTGGTACTTCATCAAGATCAACGCGACTAGTTCATGGTGGTATTAGATACCTTAAGAATTTTGATGTTGAGGTTGTTTCTGATACGGTCCAAGAACGTGCAGTTATTCAACACGTTGCACCACACGTAACTAGACCAGATCCAATGTTGCTACCAATTTATGACGAACCAGGTACTACATTCTCAATGTTTTCTGTAAAAGTTGCCATGGATCTTTACGACCATTTGGCAGGTATTAACGAATCAGAACATCTTAAAAAGTATGCCAACTATACTTTGAATAAAGATGAAGTATTGAAGTTAGAACCACAACTAAATGCAGAAAATCTTGCTGGTGGTGGAATCTACCTAGATTACTTAAACAACGATTCACGTTTAGTTATTGAAAACATCAAGAAAGCTCATGACTTGGGTGGATTAATGCTCAGCCGTGTGAAAGCGGTTAAAGTTATCCATAATCAATTTGGTAACGCTTGTGGTGTAACGGTTAAGGATATGATTAGTGGAGAAGAATTTGATGTCAAAGCTAAGATTGTTCTTAATGCTTCAGGTCCATGGTCAGACTTTGTTAAAGACCTTGATGACAAACATGATAAGAGTAAGACACAAATGCGTCCTACAAAAGGTGTTCACTTGGTTGTAGACCAATCAAGATTGAATGTTCCAAAGCCAACATACTTCGGTTCAGGTACTAATGATGGTCGTATGATCTTTACAATTCCAAGAGACGGAAAGACCTACTTTGGTACTACTGATACAGACTTTAAGGGTGATTTAACTCATCCTAAGGTTGAACAAGGCGATGTAAACTACTTATTGAATATTATTAATAAGAAATATCCAGAAGCTCACATTACTCTTGATGATATCGAATCAAGTTGGGCTGGTGTACGACCACTTGTTGCTGAAGAACCTGCTCCAGCTGCTGAAAAAGAAGAAGAAAAACCAGATGCAGTTTCTGGTGCTAGTGACTCGGGTAGTCATAAATTAACAGCATCACAAGTTTCAAGAGGAAGCTCTTTGAAACAAGCTGATGACGGATTGATCACATTAGCTGGTGGTAAGTTAACTGACTATCGTAAGATGGCAGACGGTGCTATGAAGATGATTATTGAAATCATGAATACACAATATGCTCGTGATTACAAACCAGTTGATTCAGCTAATATCAAGGTTTCTGGTGGTGACTTTGACTCAGATCACGCTGAAGAAGCACTTGAAAACTATGCTAAAGAAGCTGTAGATGCAGGATTAGACCCAGTGGGAGCAGAAAAGCTGGCTAACTTATTCGGTTCCAATACAGAAGAAATCATTGCAAATGCTAAGAATACAAAAGCTATTCCAGGATTGAGTTTGGCAGAAACATTGAGTTTACGCTATTCAATGGAAAATGAAATGACTCTAACTCCAGAAGATTACTTATTCCGTCGTACAAACAACTTGTTGTTCAACCACGATGAAATTAGAAATATTAAGACTGGCGTTATCAATGAAATGGCTAAGTATTACAACTGGACTGATGATCAAATTAAAGATTATACAGAAAAGACAGATGCTATGATCGATGAAGCTGAATTGGACGACTTGAAAGATGCAGCTGCAGTAAAAGCATAA
- a CDS encoding alpha/beta fold hydrolase — protein sequence MEFITSDGVRLEYDDVGQGEPILIMTGYAGYKEIWRSQVELLSQHYRVINLDRRNHGRSETTTKGLRMSRQGKDIAELLEYLKIERINVMGNSMGAAAIWAYCSLYGDSKINKIISVDQSPKMISDETWPYGLLDLNWNNFPEEAEQMYHVHTTFRNIDDATYKLVKSVQDGKKFDYALNKLLLFDHAFQDWRDVISQLNVPVLFMSGKESPFWSPDHATASAKLCKKGKAVIVPDSGHIIMSEQQELFNNIMMDFLKD from the coding sequence GTGGAATTCATAACAAGCGATGGTGTACGACTTGAATACGATGATGTTGGGCAAGGTGAGCCGATTCTAATAATGACCGGATATGCTGGTTATAAAGAAATTTGGCGTTCTCAGGTAGAACTTTTGAGTCAACATTATCGAGTAATAAATCTAGATAGAAGAAATCATGGTAGATCGGAGACAACCACAAAAGGTCTGAGAATGAGCCGACAGGGTAAGGATATTGCTGAGCTTTTGGAATATTTAAAAATTGAAAGAATTAATGTGATGGGTAATTCCATGGGAGCTGCAGCAATATGGGCTTACTGTTCTTTATATGGTGATTCTAAGATCAATAAGATTATCAGTGTAGATCAGTCACCCAAAATGATATCGGATGAAACATGGCCTTATGGATTATTGGATTTAAATTGGAATAATTTTCCTGAGGAAGCTGAGCAGATGTATCACGTTCACACTACCTTTAGAAATATAGATGACGCAACATATAAGCTAGTTAAATCTGTCCAAGACGGTAAAAAGTTTGATTATGCTTTGAACAAACTACTTCTATTTGATCATGCTTTTCAAGATTGGCGGGATGTAATTAGTCAATTAAATGTTCCAGTATTGTTTATGTCAGGAAAAGAGAGTCCATTTTGGTCACCTGATCATGCCACTGCCTCAGCAAAATTGTGTAAGAAAGGTAAGGCAGTCATCGTACCAGACTCTGGGCACATAATTATGTCTGAGCAACAGGAATTATTCAATAATATTATGATGGATTTTCTTAAAGACTGA
- a CDS encoding FAD:protein FMN transferase yields MSNYTKTYHALGTEINLTVFQEGQVPALDKAYELIQYCEDVLTVNRTESEIMSINHAAGSHAVSVSEISYDLVKEAVEVSQENHGFNAAIGPLVKLWHIGFSDAEVPSDHEISHTLRLTNPRRIMLNDKEKSVFLLDEGMELDLGGIAKGYIADAIKRLWAGEGVNQGIIDLGGNVLLVGESLHSSGLWKVGVQSPFDFRSDYLGMLKIHSNSIVTSGIYERFLNKNGHSYHHIMDPKTGYPVKTDLLGVTVVSPRSIDGEIWSSLGFYNDYEGTLRLLHDDSIGLIFVYKDRTVRITDNLKDRFTLTDSSFKMK; encoded by the coding sequence ATGTCAAATTATACAAAGACCTATCATGCATTAGGTACAGAGATAAATTTAACGGTTTTTCAAGAAGGGCAAGTACCAGCTCTTGATAAAGCTTATGAATTGATTCAATATTGTGAAGATGTTTTAACTGTTAATCGAACTGAATCGGAAATTATGTCTATAAATCATGCCGCTGGTAGCCATGCAGTGTCAGTTTCGGAAATAAGTTACGATTTAGTGAAAGAAGCAGTTGAAGTGAGTCAAGAAAATCATGGCTTTAACGCAGCTATTGGGCCTTTAGTAAAATTGTGGCATATTGGTTTTTCAGACGCTGAGGTTCCTAGTGATCATGAAATTTCTCATACTCTCAGATTAACTAATCCAAGAAGAATAATGCTGAACGATAAAGAGAAATCAGTTTTTCTTTTGGATGAAGGCATGGAGCTAGATTTAGGTGGCATAGCCAAAGGATATATTGCTGATGCAATTAAGCGGCTCTGGGCCGGTGAAGGTGTTAATCAAGGAATTATAGATTTAGGTGGTAATGTCTTATTAGTAGGAGAAAGTCTTCATAGTAGTGGTCTCTGGAAAGTTGGGGTTCAGTCACCATTCGATTTTCGAAGCGATTATTTAGGGATGTTGAAAATACATAGTAATTCAATCGTTACTTCTGGAATTTATGAAAGATTCTTAAATAAAAACGGACATAGCTATCACCACATTATGGATCCAAAGACGGGCTATCCAGTGAAAACAGATTTGTTGGGGGTCACGGTAGTTAGTCCAAGATCAATCGATGGAGAGATTTGGTCAAGTCTTGGATTTTATAATGATTATGAAGGAACACTGAGATTATTGCACGATGATTCAATTGGGTTAATTTTTGTTTATAAAGATAGAACAGTCCGGATAACGGATAATTTAAAAGACAGATTTACGCTTACAGATTCGTCATTTAAGATGAAATAG
- the glpK gene encoding glycerol kinase GlpK, translating to MTEKKYILSIDEGTTSTRAVIFDHEGNKVIDSQKEFTQYFPEPGWVEHDANEIWNCVLSTIADAFIESGIKPSQISGIGITNQRETTIIWDKNTGLPIYNAVVWQSRQSSNIANQLIEKGYKDQIHEKTGLIIDAYFSATKIRWILDKVPGAQEKAEKGDLLFGTIDTWLVWKLTGGKQHVTDYSNASRTMLFNIHDLDWDDDILKMLNIPKKMLPEVKSNSEVYGHTANYHFYGSEVPISGMAGDQQASLFGQLAFEPGMVKNTYGTGAFVVMNTGDTPKLSANNLLTTIGYCIDGKMHYALEGSIYVAGSAIQWLRDGMRLFEHASESQAAAEKSNNENEVYVVPAFTGLGAPYWDSDVRGSVFGLTRGTTREDFIKATLQSLAYQSRDVIDTMKLDSGIDIAKLKVDGGAANNDYLMQFQADILNTEIDRSANLETTALGAAFLAGLSVGYWKSVDDLKSIHATGKIFKPQMGADDREHLYTGWQSAIKSAQSFKN from the coding sequence ATGACAGAAAAAAAATATATATTATCTATCGACGAAGGTACAACAAGTACAAGGGCAGTAATTTTTGACCATGAGGGAAACAAGGTTATTGATTCACAAAAGGAATTTACTCAATATTTTCCTGAACCGGGTTGGGTAGAACATGATGCCAATGAGATTTGGAACTGTGTACTATCAACTATCGCTGATGCATTTATTGAATCTGGTATTAAACCAAGTCAAATAAGTGGTATCGGTATTACTAATCAACGTGAAACAACAATAATTTGGGATAAGAATACAGGATTACCAATTTACAACGCTGTTGTATGGCAATCACGTCAAAGTTCTAATATTGCTAATCAGTTGATTGAAAAAGGATATAAAGATCAAATTCATGAAAAAACAGGTCTTATCATTGATGCTTACTTCTCAGCAACTAAGATTCGTTGGATCTTGGATAAAGTTCCTGGAGCACAGGAAAAAGCTGAAAAAGGTGATTTGTTATTTGGAACAATCGATACATGGTTGGTCTGGAAACTTACAGGTGGTAAACAACACGTAACAGACTATTCAAATGCTAGTCGTACAATGTTGTTCAATATCCATGATCTTGACTGGGATGATGACATTTTAAAGATGTTGAATATTCCTAAGAAGATGCTTCCTGAAGTTAAGTCTAATTCTGAAGTATATGGACATACAGCAAATTATCACTTCTATGGTAGTGAAGTTCCAATTTCTGGTATGGCTGGTGACCAACAAGCATCATTATTTGGTCAATTAGCATTTGAACCAGGAATGGTTAAGAACACATACGGTACAGGGGCATTCGTTGTTATGAACACCGGTGATACTCCAAAATTATCAGCTAACAATTTGTTGACAACAATTGGCTATTGTATCGATGGAAAAATGCACTACGCACTAGAAGGAAGTATTTATGTAGCCGGATCAGCTATTCAATGGTTGCGTGACGGAATGAGATTGTTCGAACATGCTTCCGAATCACAAGCAGCAGCTGAAAAATCAAATAACGAAAATGAAGTTTATGTGGTTCCTGCCTTTACAGGTTTAGGTGCACCATATTGGGACTCAGATGTAAGAGGTTCTGTATTTGGATTGACACGTGGTACAACTCGTGAAGACTTCATCAAAGCAACACTTCAATCATTGGCATATCAAAGTCGTGATGTTATTGACACAATGAAATTAGATTCTGGTATCGATATTGCTAAGTTGAAGGTTGACGGTGGTGCAGCTAATAACGATTACTTAATGCAATTCCAAGCAGACATTCTTAATACTGAAATTGATCGTTCAGCCAACCTTGAAACAACGGCTCTTGGTGCAGCATTCTTAGCTGGATTAAGTGTTGGATATTGGAAGAGCGTGGATGATCTTAAGAGTATTCATGCAACAGGTAAGATCTTTAAGCCACAAATGGGTGCAGATGATAGAGAGCATTTGTATACAGGTTGGCAAAGTGCTATTAAATCAGCACAAAGTTTTAAAAATTAA